From the Quercus lobata isolate SW786 chromosome 6, ValleyOak3.0 Primary Assembly, whole genome shotgun sequence genome, one window contains:
- the LOC115950996 gene encoding probable trehalose-phosphate phosphatase J: protein MTKQNVVLDPKSGINVTLAMAMSKSSSILTMAAQKPPAAPSGCITISRKKRVSNIEINGEERINSWLDSMKASSPTHIKATPLADRDPGSFIVRHPSALDKFEQIIEASMGKKIVMFLDYDGTLSPIVDDPDRAFMSEDMRKTVKKLAKCFPTAIVTGRCRDKVYDFVRLAELYYAGSHGMDIKGPAKGSKHKKGSSVLFQPASEYLPMIDEVFKLLVEKTKSTSGAQVENNKFCVSVHFRRVDEKIWCELAEQVKSVLKEYPKLRLTQGRKVLEIRPTIKWDKGKALEFLLESLGFANSTDVFPVYIGDDRTDEDAFKVLRDRGQGFGILVSKFPKETSASYSLQEPSEVMDFLQRLVQWKRLHRQSGV from the exons ATGACAAAGCAGAATGTGGTACTTGACCCAAAATCTGGTATCAACGTGACGCTTGCGATGGCCATGTCGAAATCTTCTTCAATTTTAACGATGGCGGCGCAGAAGCCACCGGCAGCACCTAGTGGGTGCATTACCATTTCAAGGAAAAAGCGTGTCAGTAACATTGAAATCAATGGTGAAGAAAGAATTAACTCTTGGCTTGACTCAATGAAAGCCTCTTCACCTACACATATCAAAGCCACACCTTTAGCTGATCGTGACCCCGGCTCTTTTATT GTTCGTCATCCTTCAGCCTTGGATAAGTTTGAGCAAATTATTGAAGCTTCAATGGGAAAGAAAATAGTCATGTTTTTGGACTATGATGGTACACTTTCTCCAATAGTGGATGACCCTGACCGAGCTTTCATGTCTGAAGAT ATGAGAAAAACTGTGAAAAAATTAGCAAAGTGTTTTCCCACCGCTATAGTGACTGGGAGGTGCAGAGATAAG GTGTATGATTTCGTACGCTTAGCTGAGTTGTACTATGCCGGAAGTCATGGCATGGACATTAAAGGACCAGCAAAAGGCTCCAAACACAAGAAA GGTAGTAGTGTTCTGTTCCAACCCGCCAGTGAATATCTTCCTATGATAGATGAG gTTTTCAAACTATTGGTAGAGAAAACCAAATCAACTTCTGGGGCTCAAGTAGAGAATAACAAGTTTTGTGTCTCTGTTCATTTCCGACGTGTTGATGAAAAG ATATGGTGTGAACTTGCTGAACAAGTTAAATCAGTACTAAAAGAGTACCCAAAGCTTCGACTTACCCAAGGACGAAAG GTGCTAGAAATTCGTCCTACAATCAAATGGGACAAGGGGAAGGCTCTTGAATTTTTGTTGGAGTCACTCG GATTTGCCAATTCTACCGATGTTTTTCCTGTTTACATTGGAGATGATCGCACTGATGAAGATGCATTCAAG GTATTAAGAGACAGAGGACAAGGTTTTGGCATTCTTGTCTCCAAGTTTCCAAAAGAAACTAGTGCATCTTATTCTTTACAAGAACCAAGCGAG GTTATGGACTTTTTGCAACGCTTGGTCCAATGGAAACGACTACATAGGCAATCCGGGGTGTAA